Within the Nitrospiraceae bacterium genome, the region CCGCACGTCGAGAACCTTTTTCGTGGTGTATATCAGATTATGAACGTCCCTTCCGTCTTCCATCATTTTGCACACCAGCTCCGCACGGTCGTTCCAGCGATCCCGGAACAGACGCCCCCGCCCTGTCTGCTTAGTACGCAACAGGCCTGCCTCGCCCTGGCCATGACCCTGTTCACACTTCCGGAGAAAACGACCGCCGGCCCTGACAGCCAAACACACCTCATCATCACGCCCACACAAGAACAAGCCGAAGAATTGTATGAAGATTTGGAATTTTTCTTCTCGTTCATCAGGCGGGATCGCGAGACACTGGCATTGTTCCCTCCATGGGCCACCATTCCCTATAACCCGGCACTGCCGGCCCACAGCGTTATTTGTCAGCGCGTTCGGTCTCTCCACCGGTTGTCTCGGGGTGCAAGCACGGTCGTCGTGAGCTCACTCCCGGCCATCTTGCATAAACTGCTTCCGCCGGAAGTCTTCGCTCAAGCATGTTTTTCCCTCAAGATAGGGGAGACGTGCGAGCGTGAGGTGCTTCTTCGTTCCTTAATCCGGCTAGGGTATGAACGTGGATCGTTGGCTGAAGTCCCCGGCGAGTTCAGTGTACGTGGCGGTATCGTGGATATTTTCTCCACAGCACAGGACCATCCAGTCCGGGTTGAGTTTCTTGGGGATACGGTCGAATCCATCCGGACGTTTGATCCCTCAACTCAAGAATCCATCACCCATCTCAAGGAAACCTGGGTCTTACCCACTCGGGAGTTCATTCCTCCTGATTCCGGGCAACCGGATAGCGCTATCGAACACATTCCGGCAAGCATTGAATGGGATCTTCCCCGGTATTATCCAAAACTTGTCACACTGTTTGAGTACATTCATACCCCGATCACCGTCTCTTTCTACCGACCGGTAGATCTGGATGCTGCGGCAGCGCAATTTTGGAATGCATTATTAGAAACATGGGAACACCTCCAGCCTGGCCAGGGGGGCACCTCCGCTCACGCTGACCCCGATCAACTCTATGAAATGTGGGAAACCATTAAAACCTATACCAGCATGTGTCCAACCGTATGGTGGGATAGCGTGGCTCCTGATACCAGCACCATGCCCTGTGTGCCTGTTTCCTTACAGGCTCAGTCTCCCGGCAGTGTCGGAGTAGGCATTCGCGGGCTTCCCTTTAAGGAAACCCTTTCCAAGCTGGACCAATTGCGGGCAGACTCCGAGATCTTTTTTGTCGCTCGCAGCCCGGGACAGGTGGAACGCCTATTGTCTCTCTTGCATGACCACGGCTTCCCCGCCAACAAGTGGCAACACCCCTTCCCCCAACCGGCGACGGATGCCCGCGCACCCTTTTACTGTCTTGAAGGAGACCTCTCGGCAGGGTTCCTCTCACCTGACGGACACATCGCGTTCGTCACCGAGGAAGAGTTATTTGGGAAGGGCATCCGGCATCGTCCCCACACAAAATCCCCCACCGCCAAATTTTTCTCCTCGCTGGAGGATCTGAAAGAAGGCGATCTCGTCGTCCATCTTCAACATGGAATTGGACGGTATCTGGGTTTGCGCCGGTTGGAAGTGCAGGGCTTTACCAGTGATTATTTGCTCCTGCAATTCGGTGGAACCGATACCCTGTATGTCCCGCTGGACCGCCTGAATCACATCCACCGCTATCGGGGAGCGGAACAACGGGCCCCGCGACTGGACCGCCTGGGAGGCACGGCTTGGGGCAAAACCAAGGCGAAAATCAAAAAAGGCATCGAGGATATGACCGAGGAACTCGTTGAACTCTATGCCAATCGGGAAGTCGCCAGACGGAGCGCGTACCAGGAGGATACGCTTCTGGTTCAGGAATTCGAAGCGGGCTTTGAATATGAAGAAACTCCGGACCAACTGCGAGCCATTGAAGAAATAGGACGGGATATGGAATCCCCAAAACCCATGGACCGCCTGGTCTGTGGAGATGTGGGATACGGCAAAACCGAGGTCGCGATGCGTGCCGCCTTTAAGGCGATCCAGGCCAACAGGCAGGTGGCCGTCCTGGTTCCCACGACCTTGCTGGCTCAACAACATTTTGAAAATTTTTCAATACGGTTTGCCCCATTCCCGGTCAAAATCGGCATTTTGTCACGCTTTCAGTCAGCCAATGAGATCAAAGCTACACTCAAAGACTTGGCAAGCGGGGTGATTGACATTGTGATCGGGACGCACCGGGTCGTGCAGAAAGATGTCGTTTTTAAACAATTGGGCTTGGTGATTATCGACGAAGAACAATCGTTTGGTGTCCGCCATAAAGAACGGCTCAAGCAACTCCGGACCCAGGTCGATGTTCTCACGCTGTCCGCGACCCCTATCCCCCGAACTCTGCAGATGGCCTTTTCAGGAGTCAGAGACCTATCCGTCATTGAGACCGCGCCTCCGGGTCGTTTGGCGGTGGAAACCCAGGTCCTCCGGTTTGATGCGACCGTGGTACGGGAGGCTATTGCCCGGGAACTCGCTCGTGGAGGGCAGGTATACTACGTGCACAATCGAGTGGAAACCATGGAGCAGACGGGTGCCTGGTTACAAGATCTGGTTCCGGAAGCACGGGTATTGATGGCCCACGGCCAAATGAACGAACATTTATTGGAACGGGTGATGTTACGATTTTTTCACCAGGAGGCCGATGTGCTGCTGGCCTCGGCCATTATCCAATCAGGTTTGGATATTCCAAGCGCAAACACCATTCTGATTGATCGGGCGGATTTATTCGGGCTCTCCCAGCTGTATCAACTTCGCGGACGGGTCGGGCGAAGCGGACAACAGGCCTTTGCCTACCTCTTCATTCCGAACGAGGAAACTCTGAGCACCGACGCACAAAAACGCATGAACGCCATTCAAGAA harbors:
- the mfd gene encoding transcription-repair coupling factor, translated to MNVPSVFHHFAHQLRTVVPAIPEQTPPPCLLSTQQACLALAMTLFTLPEKTTAGPDSQTHLIITPTQEQAEELYEDLEFFFSFIRRDRETLALFPPWATIPYNPALPAHSVICQRVRSLHRLSRGASTVVVSSLPAILHKLLPPEVFAQACFSLKIGETCEREVLLRSLIRLGYERGSLAEVPGEFSVRGGIVDIFSTAQDHPVRVEFLGDTVESIRTFDPSTQESITHLKETWVLPTREFIPPDSGQPDSAIEHIPASIEWDLPRYYPKLVTLFEYIHTPITVSFYRPVDLDAAAAQFWNALLETWEHLQPGQGGTSAHADPDQLYEMWETIKTYTSMCPTVWWDSVAPDTSTMPCVPVSLQAQSPGSVGVGIRGLPFKETLSKLDQLRADSEIFFVARSPGQVERLLSLLHDHGFPANKWQHPFPQPATDARAPFYCLEGDLSAGFLSPDGHIAFVTEEELFGKGIRHRPHTKSPTAKFFSSLEDLKEGDLVVHLQHGIGRYLGLRRLEVQGFTSDYLLLQFGGTDTLYVPLDRLNHIHRYRGAEQRAPRLDRLGGTAWGKTKAKIKKGIEDMTEELVELYANREVARRSAYQEDTLLVQEFEAGFEYEETPDQLRAIEEIGRDMESPKPMDRLVCGDVGYGKTEVAMRAAFKAIQANRQVAVLVPTTLLAQQHFENFSIRFAPFPVKIGILSRFQSANEIKATLKDLASGVIDIVIGTHRVVQKDVVFKQLGLVIIDEEQSFGVRHKERLKQLRTQVDVLTLSATPIPRTLQMAFSGVRDLSVIETAPPGRLAVETQVLRFDATVVREAIARELARGGQVYYVHNRVETMEQTGAWLQDLVPEARVLMAHGQMNEHLLERVMLRFFHQEADVLLASAIIQSGLDIPSANTILIDRADLFGLSQLYQLRGRVGRSGQQAFAYLFIPNEETLSTDAQKRMNAIQEFAELGSGFRIAAADLEIRGAGNLLGKQQSGNIAAVGLDLYLQMVEQAVQQLKGQEVEEEWEPTLQLDVSAFIPEEYVEDPSQRLGLYKRLSGSDRLGDLALLYGETLDRFGSPPAAMERLFEVMQIKVLAKALQLEYVEVRGGLMSLRFHERAKLPEQGIRALMDKWKDRLDCLSPRAYRLTLPEQDWASMYPRANTILQELQQSMAKEEVRT